The following are from one region of the Oncorhynchus gorbuscha isolate QuinsamMale2020 ecotype Even-year unplaced genomic scaffold, OgorEven_v1.0 Un_scaffold_1597, whole genome shotgun sequence genome:
- the LOC124023338 gene encoding olfactory receptor 14I1-like, with protein sequence MAHKFIMNSTQVFNPTGPCVAYTFENGTEDDNLDLGGCLFLFIMPFDAVVNVLVFVFLMLTILSLAVNGFTWLGLGRSEDLSWEPRYTLLKNLILSDMVQTINVGPFVTQCLLQRSTMNFNTLCLLQYFTGSVCIFSTLITITCMAIERYLYVCHAIHYLSILTPLRLRLTVGLTWVLSISVGCVNFTLLHQGEGEYGTATSGLICEPDTVERHMGFPRAAAITRKLVGFIFTLLCLLSYCFAYVRMYQDARNAVVPFNTVNTRARNTVLFYCGMLFLQLLPIFLKITSDALWELEGTGAMMTALSGAGTSLSAGTLHISLLILIMVPPCINPLIFGIRNWEVRQALFRLFLWKGKRPDLELERTWVRSQHRAGVLE encoded by the coding sequence ATGGCTCATAAGTTCATCATGAATTCCACTCAGGTGTTCAACCCCACGGGTCCATGCGTTGCTTATACTTTTGAGAACGGAACGGAAGATGACAACTTGGACCTAGGAGGCTGCCTCTTTTTGTTCATAATGCCATTTGATGCAGTCGTGAATGTGCTGGTTTTTGTGTTCTTGATGCTCACAATCCTGTCTTTGGCTGTGAACGGATTCACTTGGTTGGGACTGGGACGCTCGGAGGACCTATCTTGGGAGCCACGCTACACCCTGCTGAAGAACTTGATTCTGAGTGACATGGTGCAAACCATCAATGTGGGCCCCTTTGTGACCCAGTGCTTACTGCAGAGAAGCACAATGAACTTTAACACCTTGTGCCTCCTCCAGTATTTCACCGGCAGCGTCTGCATCTTCAGCACCCTCATCACCATCACCTGCATGGCCATTGAGCGATACCTGTATGTGTGCCATGCCATCCACTACCTGTCCATCCTCACCCCTCTGCGCCTGCGCCTCACCGTCGGCCTCACCTGGGTCTTGTCCATCAGCGTTGGCTGCGTTAACTTCACCCTGCTACACCAGGGGGAAGGGGAGTACGGCACAGCAACCTCTGGACTCATATGTGAGCCTGACACAGTGGAACGCCACATGGGTTTCCCCAGGGCAGCGGCTATCACCCGCAAGCTGGTGGGCTTCATCTTCACCCTGCTCTGCCTCCTCAGCTACTGCTTTGCCTATGTACGGATGTACCAGGACGCCCGCAACGCTGTGGTGCCCTTCAACACGGTGAACACTCGGGCGCGCAACACTGTGCTTTTCTACTGTGGGATGTTGTTCCTGCAGCTACTCCCTATATTCCTCAAGATCACCTCGGATGCTCTGTGGGAGCTGGAGGGCACAGGGGCCATGATGACCGCCCTCTCCGGGGCTGGGACCTCGCTGTCCGCTGGAACTCTGCACATCTCCCTCCTGATCCTCATCATGGTGCCTCCCTGCATCAACCCACTTATCTTTGGCATTCGCAATTGGGAGGTACGTCAGGCGCTGTTCAGACTCTTCCTCTGGAAGGGCAAACGCCCTGATCTGGAGCTGGAGAGGACGTGGGTGAGGTCACAGCACAGGGCAGGTGTGTTGGAATGA